ttaaactcTTAATTTTAATCTCTTGACTGATGTTTTATAAAGGCTtggcatttactgtttttatctcagctttccagcttctgcagtgttTTATTCTTGTATATGGGATCCTCAGCTTTATTAATGGAGGCACAAAGTACACAACAGGGAAATTATGTTAAATTTTTGTGAAACACTAGTTAGGTCTTAGCTGGAGTAtcatgttcaattctgggcaccacactttaggaagtatGTCAAAGATTTAGAgatagtgcagaagagatttattagaatagtaccagggatgagggacttcaattatgcGGAGAGGTCTCCATAGAGGAGAGAATGTTGAGGAAATTTAATGGAGATGTTCAGGATCATTAATGGTTTAGATAAagtgaataaggagaaattgcttcCAGTGACAGAAGAGTCAGAATTAAGGACCCAGATTTAAGGTAAATGGCAAATGAACTAGAGACATCACAAGGAAACTTTTTTTACATTGTGAGATCTCTTCCAGAATCCAATGGGATAACTACTTGCAGCATAACCCATTTGTCGTGAATGTGGAAAGAACAGGGGAATGAAACTAATTCGATATTTCTAGCAAAGAGCTGTCACAAGcacgatggactgaatagcctcctgaACTAAAATTCTACTTGTTAAGATGGGCAGGATAGACTGAGTAATGCTGATAGTTTTCCTCCATGAAATGCAACATAAATATTGTAGAAAGGCACATACCCTATGGTATatgatgtgaaacatttctgctgTGGAGTTTTGGTATTGTAAATACCAGAGAGGGTCTAATGGCCTAAAATGTTATTGAGAAATTATAAAGACAAAGTGGGCAGTGTGAAGGTTAATTTATATTTCACTAGTAAACTTGCTTCACAATCAGagttaaagcaaaaaaaaacctgCAAATCATGGACATTTGAAACTAATAATGCTGCAAACACTCAGTAAGTCAGGTACTATGTGCAAAGAAAACAGGCAAGTTGACAGATTAGGTGTGAACCGTTCATCAGAACTAGAAGATATTGCAGATGGTCAGCATTTTAAAAGGAACTGAATAAGAGAGTAGAGGAAAGCACAATACATGCACCAATGCAAAATATAAATACACAGAAGAAATAGAATGACTTGTGGAAGGCTTGTGTGAAACTGAGATGCTTAATTGACAGCCGTGATGCTAATATGAAACAACAAACGGCataatgaaataaataaattaaacacGTATCTGAACATAGATAACAGAGGAATAATATAGGAAGGAACTGGGCATAAGATCAGTAAAAttaaaggagacaaaaactggCAAAGAACCAGGCTTCGACAGCCTTAGAATAAGAGAAAAAAGGATGGACACCAAGAACAGGGATTGACCCTCCGGGGTGCTGTGCCAATGACGGATCCCCACCTTCAAGCACCAACCTGTCTTGTCCCCCAAATGCTGCCCCCTGTAACACAGCGAATTCACTTCAAAAAGAAATTCATTGAAAAACGCCATGTGAAGTCCCGAACCCCTGAAAGGCACTGTACAAatacaagctctttctctctttcaaatCTTTGACACATCCTGGCAAAATAAAAGGTGAAAGCTATAATCAAGTTATTAAAATCAAACATTAAAACCAAAGAACTGCGAGGGTTTCATAAAAAGCATTAACGTACAAAGGtgttgttcctcaagcttgtgcTGAGCTTCATAGTTTAATTAGAGTTAACATTGCTAAGAACCCCAATCAAAAGGTAAAGTCTTTTGCAAAAGCTTGCCTAAAATAATCTGAGCAGCCAACTAAAAACCGCTTAGCGTTACAGTTCAGCGTTTAAATTTGAATGATATTCCGCGTTTAAATTTAACAAGATGCCATGAATACAAACTGATCAAACCGTCACGATGCCAATTCAGTGCATCTTGTTTTGCTGATAGGTGTAGTCAATAGGTatgcaattttaattgctctctgCGTCATTTCATTATCTTTTCCTAACTAAATATCAGTGATTCACAAGAATGTGTGAAGGCGCATCTTAAATGAAGTGTAATTACATCGAAGTATTCGGAGTTATCCGGTTGCATTTTATGATATTTCGAAAAATTCCAGAAACGTCTCAAATTGAACGAATGCTTATGTCACTAATTCACGAATAAACTGCCTTTCTCTCACAGGGAACCGCAAAGTTTCACCTGCGCTGAGAAATGTGTGGTAGCTCTTTCACGTATGCTGTTGCAATTATAAAATGCGTAGCATCAATCATTCAGCTGCATCCGTTATCCGTTAGGGTTATAACCTAAAACAATTTAACAATTGTTATTTTCGAGGTGACTGAAGCAATAACTAGACTGTAAAAGACGCAGTGCACATGCTACAGCTTTTCTCAGAAATGGGATTTGTTTACAAGGTCACTTAATCAGGAATACTGTGGTGGTTGTATAGAACTGTAGATATATGTCGATACCATTAAGAGAGGGAGCGCGATTCAGACTGCAGATTTGTAAACAACGATTATTCAGATAAATGAGCTAATTCAAACACAACGAAAGATTTAGTACCCCGCCATTTCGACCTTTTCATATTCACATATATGTGAATTCCCAACATTCGTTTCTCCGAGAGATCGAAGTAAAATTGTACTTAAACAAAGCCACCCGGCTGTTTAAGGGCTTTCATTATCTTGCTCATTTCCAAATTATTGCAACCACATCCTTCGAGGCGATTGCCACTGTGCTATTTCCTATATGCGATTCATATGCGGAATGATGGGATTAGAGCCTGGTTTAACACCTCTGCTTACCCAGGCAGGGTGTCCCTGTGAGGCAGCCGCCAGACtaaactgccccacccccagctgGGGGCAGCTGCAGGGAAACACCTTTTAACAATGACTTTTAACATCGATTGGACTCTCCCAAATATACGCGCATACCGCAATAGCTTTTCGCCTCGGAAAGTGTGCCATGCTGGGTTCTTTCTAAACACAGAATCCTCGCTCTCTACAACCTTACTCCCCAGTGTTTACTTACGTCCGCACATGCCAACAAACACCAATGTCAGATTGCCCTATAACTAAACAGAAATGAGCCATACATTTCAGTATTAACATCAACTGGTGCTGAATTTCCAAGAAGAGTAGAGCTAAATTAGTTCCAGTACTTTACATTCTCTCACTTACGATTGTTGAAACAATTATCCGGGCTGTTGCGATTCCTTTTTGACACAAAATAGGCTCGTTAAAAACGCAGAGGCGGCTCACGCTGCCTGCACCGGGTTATCACAATATTAGGACGTGTTCCTCTGATATCTCGCAACCATTTCTGCCGAAGGGACGTTTTAATTTGTCTTTATTTTTCCACCCCTTTCCTGCTGAACACTCTTGGAACCAATGTCTCCAGTTTTGTCCGCCTGATTGTTGCCCTGAAGACTCTGCTGATGATGATTTGGAGGTTGTGTTTTTTGTTCTGTTTTTAGGGGTTTTTTTGTCGTTCGGGAATGAGTTTGTCTCACGGGATTAGGGGCGGCACAAGCAGATTCCGATTTTAATCGATTCGCTGGGAGGAGGTAACCCATTCAGGGGAGTTTGTAAAAGGGCCCGGCTAAAGGAACAAGAGCAGACCCTGAGATTTGTCCCAAACATATCATTAATCCTTCCATCATTACATTACGGCATGGCTCATGTTTTTGTGTGGTAACAGGAGCAGGTAAACCTTTTATTTTAACTTTAACAAATGAATTATAAAACACTCCAATTGCATTTAGTGGTGAATCAGTTCTACTGGTATTATTCATCATGGACTATGTTCAGTCGATTTTATAACTTCCTCCCTCTTCGTGCATAAAAAAAACTCATTCCCCAGCTCTTCCACCCTAGCCTATTCTCCCAAGCCCCTAAATGTCTTGTTATTTATGTTTCTAACCCTTCACATCCAATTCCTTATCGCAGATACTGAGAAAGCCACTTCCTCGGCATAGCCAGGGCGCATGCGCCCAGCCATcctataaaaccctggcccaaaCTCTTGCTCTTAGCAGATCCTCTTCAGTCAAAAGGAGAAGGAAACAAGCGTCCTTCCAAGGACCAAACGAGGGTTTGCTGCTCTCGGGAACGACTGGCGGAGGATCCCTGTGGAAAATAAACACAACTTTTTTCCCCTCTCTTCACCTCGACCCACAAGGGTCCGGAGAGGCGGGGCTGAGGGCTGGTGGAGCTTTTAGCCTGAAGAAGTTTGGTTCCCTCATGACACTGTGCGGGGGAGAGCCGGGCGTCCGGGGCCACCGGAGGATGGCGGGGCCCGAGGAGGCAGAGATCGACATTgtagggggggaggaggaggaggaggagaaggggggcGCCAGGCCAAGGAAGGGGCTGGGTCTGCTCAGTGCCGAGGGGGCTGAGGAGAGGCTGGCCCCCCGAGAAGCGGAGCAATCCGAGACCGACTGCTCCACGGAGTGGGAGGGCAGCGAGCTCTCCCCCCGCCTCGGTTCCAAGCCCAAGGCCAGCCTGGTCAAACCTCCCTACTCCTACATCGCCCTGATCACCATGGCCATCCTGCAGAGCCCTCAGAAGAAACTAACCCTCAGTGGCATCTGCGAGTTTATCAGCGGCCGCTTCCCCTATTACAGAGAGAAATTCCCTGCCTGGCAGAACTCCATCAGACACAACCTGTCCCTCAATGACTGCTTCATCAAGATCCCCCGGGAGCCTGGCAATCCGGGAAAGGGCAACTACTGGTCCCTGGATCCGGCCTCCGAGGACATGTTCGACAACGGCAGCTTCCTCCGCCGGAGGAAACGATTCAAGAGGCACCCCCAGCATGAGGCTGAGCTGCTGAAAGAGCGCGGCGGCCTCATGCTCTGCCACAACTTCACCTGCTACAGCCGCCCCTACCTGCTGCAGCCGCAGGCATTCATCCAGCAGCCGCCCTTCAGGTACCTGCCCCTCCCCGACGCTGCTGtcgcccccgcccccgctcacaccctcggTGGGAAGGTTCACCCCTCGCAGCCCGCCGGCCCGGCTCTGCGGCTCCGCCTGCAAGCCATCGGTTCGAAACCCGGCGCCGCTGCCTTCCACCGGACTTCGTTCAGCATCGAAAACATCATTGGGAGTTCAAGCGCTGCACCAGGGGCGCTTCCCGCCTGTCCCGCCTCTCACATCCAGTCCGATTACTGCAGCCTCCTCCAGTCGACCCCCCGCCTGCTCTCGACCGTTTTAAATATGTCCACAAGGGCAGTCTACAGCAATCCTTTGATCGGAACACTCTCAGCCGGGCAACAGTTCCCTCTCTGCCACCCACCTTAGATAGAAAGTTGCACTGCCCTGGgtgcccaccccaccctccctcctgcagCCCCCCTCCCTCTGCGGGACATTGTTTAAATACACCCCGAGTCCCGAACTGTGCCTCGAATGAACTGGAGTGATTGGCGGTGCCACCCGTTTTACGATTCAACCTGTCACTTCATTTTATTTCACAGCAACAACGAACGTGTTGGTTCTTTCACATCCGCGCTGTATGGGCGCACACGGCAGCGGATGGGATGGGCAGATGGTAACGAGCTGCCCCACTGAACTTCGGGTGAGTCAGAACTCATCAGTAAAATACAGCGggcgctggaaacctgaaatggaAGCAGGacatgttggaaatactcagcaggttaggcaacacccgtggagagggaaacagggttaaCCTTTCTAACGAAAGATCGCCGATCCGAAATGTTACCTGCTGAGTACATCCGAAAAAAATTCTGTGTTCATTTCATAATTCATTGATAGCGGGGAGCAGAGCTCAATGATGTACATTTACAATAAGTCCTGGTTATAATTAACATGGACCAGACAAACATACACGGCAATGATGCACAGGtccctcgctctcgctgtgcGGGGTTGGGTTTTGCTTTCACGCATCCTATGGTCAGGCACTGAAAGTACGTTTCAACGCTGTTTTGTTTGAAGTTATGGGCTACCAAACAGGTTACAAGTTCAAGCGAAGAAATCGGAGAGGCCATCTATCTCCCAGTCATATTCACGGAGACAAAGTCGCCTTTGTGGTTCGACATCCCTCGTTGCGAAAAGTTGGACTCGTGTGCGCGCGATGAACTATATAACGAAGTTACGTGTAAATATAATGTGCTTTATGGTGAACTATTTATTTTCTAAAAAGAAAACCCCAACTCTTGTATTTGACAATTGCTAATAATCGAATGCAGAAAGAATTTATTCCTGTGCAATGGGTGAAAGGATTTGTGTTCCAGTTTCATGTCATTCCAGGCTGGTGTTTtatgacatccttcctgaaatcgCGTGGGTTTTTATTGCAACTTCAACCCTGAAAAAATCCAATAAAATGATTGATGTTGCACTATCAGTTGATTTTACCTTGGTAGCATCTTTGTAAAAAGAATCTAATTTCGACCCTTCATTCTATATTGCAACcgtggtgttttttttaaagtagttGAAGGGAAATATTATTTGTGTTAAAGTCTCAGCTTCCGCTCGATCTATAGTACTCTCGCTTTTGAGCCATTAAGTCGTGAGGTCAAGGTCCGCtgcaaagacttgagcacaagttCTAGGTGGTTCTACACCGTCTTTGGGATGGGATATTAAACCAAggtcacacctaccctcacataacattagaaatgggagcaggagtagactacacAACTCCTACAATCTACTCCGCCGTTTAATAGGGTCAAAACTGACCTCACTTTCCCGCCCCTTCCGCCTTGATTCCACGAGCGACCAaaaaatctatctcagtcttaaatatgcTCGAGGATGGAGGTAAACGAATTCCTGACACTCTTGGAAGAAGATCAGGAGAGTTCTCCCCTTGCCCTGGTCAATATCtactcctcaaccaacatcactaaaaatcgATGATCTGATTGTTATTAAATTACTGCTGTGTGATGATAGTACACTCTCCGCAAATTGGCTGTCGCGCTTCCGACATTAAAACAGAGACTACATTCAAAAATGAACTTTATTAACTTAGTAAAACGTGTTGGAAGGTCCTGAAGACTATGACTGCAATAATATCATAGCAAAATGCACGTTGCACACAAGTGCCTGGTTTGATTCAAGCTTTGCAACAATGTTATTCAAAGCATCCGTCATGATGTGAAAAATCTAGTTAGTAACTTATCGAGAAAAGTCGGTAATCTATTGAACACAGGGACATACATGTAAAGGATAACACAATGATATATGTAAAAGAGAACAATAACAGTTAACGAGGCGGACTTCTGCCTCTAAAATAAATGGCATTGTACTAATACGCAAACAGAG
This is a stretch of genomic DNA from Carcharodon carcharias isolate sCarCar2 chromosome 4, sCarCar2.pri, whole genome shotgun sequence. It encodes these proteins:
- the LOC121276738 gene encoding forkhead box protein D3-like, with the protein product MAGPEEAEIDIVGGEEEEEEKGGARPRKGLGLLSAEGAEERLAPREAEQSETDCSTEWEGSELSPRLGSKPKASLVKPPYSYIALITMAILQSPQKKLTLSGICEFISGRFPYYREKFPAWQNSIRHNLSLNDCFIKIPREPGNPGKGNYWSLDPASEDMFDNGSFLRRRKRFKRHPQHEAELLKERGGLMLCHNFTCYSRPYLLQPQAFIQQPPFRYLPLPDAAVAPAPAHTLGGKVHPSQPAGPALRLRLQAIGSKPGAAAFHRTSFSIENIIGSSSAAPGALPACPASHIQSDYCSLLQSTPRLLSTVLNMSTRAVYSNPLIGTLSAGQQFPLCHPP